The region TTACTCCACCTTCATCAGTTACGATACCGCTTGCTCTTCTCATAGCAGGCACCATATCAGGAGTGGTCATTGTGGTAACCATGATGTCTCCATCTTTAATCTTATCTAACTCATCGATATCCATAACGATTTTGACTTTACCTGCAGCCATACCAGGGCTTGCTCCAAGACCTCTTACTAAAACATCACCTAAATCTGATGCTTCATCGTCGTCTTCAGCTACAACATCACCAAGAGTGGTGATTGGTCTTGCTTGTAATAAGAAAAGCATGTCTTTTTCAAATGCCCATTCGGTATCCATTGGTTCACCGTAGTGAGCTTGTACCCTTTTACCCATTTCGGTCAATTCAATGAGTTCATCATCTGACAATACTCTTTCTTTTCTTTTTTCTTCAGGAACTTCAACTTTGACACTGGTTCCGTTTTCATCGTTGGTGTACATTACTTTTTTATCACTGATTGTGACATTGACGATTTCATTGTCCTTTTTGTCAACTTGATAGTTATCAGGAGTTACATCACCGGATACTACAGATTCACCGAGTCCCCATGATCCTTCAATTAAAGCAATTTCTTCACCAGTTGATGGATTTACGGTAAACATTACACCAGCTTTGTCTGCATTAGCCATTTTTTGAACAACAACTGCAATGTATACTTTGGAATGTTCAAAGTTATTTTCTTCCCTGTAAAAGATTGCTCTTGCTTCAAACAATGATGCCCAACATTTTCTGATGTATTCAATTACCTCATCATCTCCGGACACGTGTAGAAAAGTGTCTTGTTGACCTGCAAATGAAGCTTCAGGCAAGTCTTCAGCGGTAGCTGAGGATCTGATAGCTACATCAGTGTCTTCTTCACCGACTCTTTGACATAATTCATTATAATATTCACGGATAAATAATACTAAATCATCTGGAATAGGAGAATCAATAATGATTTTTTTAATGTCTTCGGCAGCAGCTTGAAGAGCTTTAGTATCATTAATATCAATTGCATCAAGGATGCTCATGACCTTATCATTGATTCCTGCCTCATTCATGAAATATTCATAAGCTTGCGCAGTTACAACAAAACCTGGTGGTACTGGAATGCCAGCTTGGGTTAATTCACCTAAATTAGCACCTTTTCCACCTGCAATACCAATATCGGATTTACTTAATTCCTCAAATTTTTTAACATACATGAGATAGACCTCTTGAATTAAAAATATTCATACATTGACAATATAAAAAATAGTCAATATTATATTTTAATATGATTTTCAATGTTTAAATATTTAATGAAAAAAATGTTGAAATAAAATGAGATGAAAAAAAGAGTAAAAAAAGAATAGATTAAAAAATCTATTTGATTAAATCTTCGCCTTTGTCGACAACAATTTTGCAAGGAACTGGTAATTTCATACCTGCTCTTTTGAGTGCAACTTTTGCTTCTTCAAAGTTTTTAGCGTTACAGTCAATGGTAATAATCCTTTGACCTTTTTTAACAATAGCTTCAACACTGATAGGTTTACCGAAAGCGTTTCTCATACCACTTTGTACCCTATCCGCACCTGCACCGGTAGCCATTGGGTTTTCCCTTACGATTTGGTGAGGGTATACTCTTAATTTTAAGTGGTATCCCATTCTTCCTGCAGCTCTTTGCATTAATCTGTTAGAAGCAATCCTTGCTGCTTCTAAAGAGTTGTGTCTAATTTGAGCTGGTTTTTTAACAGCTAAACTTAATGATACTGGAAATTCATCTTTTAAGTTTCCCATATCATATTGTACAATTCTTGAATTTGGGGTTTTTCTAATATAATCTCTTCTAGTATAAGCACGAACCATAATTATTCCTCCAAAGTTAACATAACATGTTATTAATTAAAAATAGCTAAAAATAATAAATTTTCCACAATAGCTATATAAAAATTATATCGTAATATAATAGAATACTTAAATATATTGATTAAGTTATTAATAAAGGTTACCATATTTTCAAAATTTTTGCCACAACAAATATTTTAGATATGAAATAACATACTATACTTTATGAAGATAAGTGGTGATCTGCAATTTATATATAAAAGTGAAGATGATGCAAAACTTGTGTATGAATCTCTAGAAGTGGACAATGAAAATTATCTGGAATCCGAATTAAATGACAAATCCATAGACTATCAAATCAATAGTGAAAAGTTAGGGACATTTCTGGCAACTGTTGATGATTTAATCGCTTCCGAAATTGTTGTTGAAAAAATCATCGATAAGACTAAACAATGAAAACTTTTATATAAATAAAAATAAATATATATAAACTAATATAATTAATTTGTTAGAGAGTGTAATTTATGGAATGTTATTATCATCCTGATAGAGACGGTACAGACACCTGTGCCATATGTGGAAAATCAATTTGTAAAGAATGCGGTTTAGAAATAGCCGGTAAAATTTACTGTAAAGAATGTTTGGAAAAAATTGTAGGTCTTGGAATAGACAACAGCTCAAATAAACCTGCTCAACAGGAAGTTGTTCAAGAA is a window of uncultured Methanobrevibacter sp. DNA encoding:
- a CDS encoding KEOPS complex subunit Pcc1; the encoded protein is MKISGDLQFIYKSEDDAKLVYESLEVDNENYLESELNDKSIDYQINSEKLGTFLATVDDLIASEIVVEKIIDKTKQ
- the rplJ gene encoding 50S ribosomal protein L16, with protein sequence MVRAYTRRDYIRKTPNSRIVQYDMGNLKDEFPVSLSLAVKKPAQIRHNSLEAARIASNRLMQRAAGRMGYHLKLRVYPHQIVRENPMATGAGADRVQSGMRNAFGKPISVEAIVKKGQRIITIDCNAKNFEEAKVALKRAGMKLPVPCKIVVDKGEDLIK
- the ppsA gene encoding phosphoenolpyruvate synthase — its product is MYVKKFEELSKSDIGIAGGKGANLGELTQAGIPVPPGFVVTAQAYEYFMNEAGINDKVMSILDAIDINDTKALQAAAEDIKKIIIDSPIPDDLVLFIREYYNELCQRVGEEDTDVAIRSSATAEDLPEASFAGQQDTFLHVSGDDEVIEYIRKCWASLFEARAIFYREENNFEHSKVYIAVVVQKMANADKAGVMFTVNPSTGEEIALIEGSWGLGESVVSGDVTPDNYQVDKKDNEIVNVTISDKKVMYTNDENGTSVKVEVPEEKRKERVLSDDELIELTEMGKRVQAHYGEPMDTEWAFEKDMLFLLQARPITTLGDVVAEDDDEASDLGDVLVRGLGASPGMAAGKVKIVMDIDELDKIKDGDIMVTTMTTPDMVPAMRRASGIVTDEGGVTCHASIISRELGIPCVVGTGDATSTLEENSGVTLDGKKGLVFDGISEAKEEPVAVAGTVEAAPIITVTEVKANVSMPEAAERAAATGADGVGLLRTEHLMLTSGIHPGKFIADGREDELIDTIADNVQIVADAFYPKPVWYRTLDAPTDEFITLEGGENEPREHNPMLGWRGIRRELDQPEILKCEFKAIKKLHEKGYTNIGIMIPLSQNPEELKQAKALCSSIGFEPHKDVDFGMMVEIPAAAIMIDEYIKIGLDFVSLGTNDLTQYTLAVDRNNEFVAKHYSEEHPAVMKLIERTIRKCAEAGVTCSICGQAGSVPHIVEKLVEFGITSVSSNTDAIADVRKTVARAEQKIILDAARKRIE